In Zingiber officinale cultivar Zhangliang chromosome 11B, Zo_v1.1, whole genome shotgun sequence, a single window of DNA contains:
- the LOC122034112 gene encoding NAC domain-containing protein 100-like yields the protein MARMGEREWYFFSVRDRKYPTGLRTNRATGAGYWKATGKDREVHNAATGALVGKKKTLVFYKGRAPNGEKTKWVLHEYRLDGHFSCRRTTGRFAQVEWVICRILNKVAPGDQKKSQLRQYYSSISSNPNPLPPLYDQRTLNINLLHNSDHAYEFDDATDDYPLFPLPLSSFQSSSSSNDHSSLFLLNSPSHQLNIVTTPRQEDDEIPLPWNGNWIRSLYDVVLNPGPDPADHPES from the coding sequence ATGGCGAGGATGGGGGAGAGAGAGTGGTACTTCTTCAGCGTAAGGGACAGGAAGTACCCAACCGGACTGAGAACCAACAGGGCCACGGGCGCCGGCTACTGGAAAGCCACCGGCAAGGACCGGGAAGTCCACAACGCCGCCACCGGTGCCCTCGTCGGCAAGAAAAAGACCCTCGTCTTCTACAAGGGCCGAGCCCCCAACGGCGAGAAGACCAAGTGGGTCCTCCATGAGTACCGTCTCGACGGCCACTTCTCCTGCCGTCGGACCACCGGGAGATTTGCGCAGGTAGAATGGGTGATTTGTAGAATACTCAACAAAGTAGCACCGGGAGATCAAAAGAAGAGCCAGTTACGCCAGTACTACTCCAGCATCTCATCGAACCCTAATCCCCTTCCTCCACTCTATGATCAAAGAACCCTGAATATTAACCTCCTCCACAACTCTGACCATGCGTACGAATTCGACGACGCCACTGATGATTACCCTCTTTTTCCTCTTCCATTGTCATCCtttcaatcttcttcttcttcgaacgATCACAGTAGTTTATTCCTCCTCAACTCACCGTCGCATCAGTTAAATATAGTTACAACTCCACGGCAAGAGGATGATGAGATACCACTGCCTTGGAATGGAAACTGGATCAGGAGCCTGTATGACGTTGTGCTTAACCCTGGCCCTGATCCAGCAGACCATCCTGAGTCCTGA
- the LOC122034822 gene encoding uncharacterized protein LOC122034822: MAKHPVHPHAELLACLFAGPLLISFLSSVALAKSSPRPITDNEIGDKKQTCYAEIESGSWGWKCRSSIIEKENCALRCLSSVCYQLIYESDPLEEGEIDFVRGQEYKFCMRKVSLGESLDGIKGSFDYW; the protein is encoded by the exons ATGGCTAAGCATCCAGTTCATCCTCACGCCGAACTCCTCGCTTGCCTGTTTGCTGGACCTCTGCTTATCTCCTTCCTCTCTTCCGTCGCTCTCGCCAAATCTTCTCCTCGCCCGATCACT GATAATGAGATCGGAGATAAGAAGCAAACTTGTTATGCGGAGATCGAAAG CGGCTCGTGGGGTTGGAAGTGTAGGTCGTCGATAATCGAGAAGGAGAACTGTGCACTTCGATGCCTTTCTTCCGTTTGCTATCAACTGATCTATGAAAGCGATCCG CTTGAAGAAGGAGAAATTGACTTTGTACGGGGGCAGGAATACAAGTTCTGCATGCGCAA AGTTTCACTAGGAGAGAGCTTGGACGGAATAAAGGGATCCTTTGACTACTGGTAG
- the LOC122034113 gene encoding zinc finger MYM-type protein 1-like, which yields MTLSTRSNNDDLPSEIPPKRFKNTETEEVDLDSLERDPGLRQQIWEYHPNQRDEIRRVYLNLKAYQPILQEYPLNKNIKYPRRFQSTWYEQFPWLEYSPTKDKAYCFPCFIFNKPSGCLNQTTFTLDGFDKWKKVRNGKACAFLGHMGKDNVSSPHRKAEKTCEDLMNQTQHISRRFDNFNDEQVATNRLRLKAHIHVVLLLALQGIPFRGHDEKSSSSNRDNFLEFLDVLTMYNDELSKAIAKAPKNVKYTSHDIQKQILHVLSVRVKNTIREEIGVAKYCIIVDEARDESKREQMSIVLRFVDINGFIQERFFGLVHVSDTAALTLKDAIYSTLAHYNLDVQNIRGQGYDGASNMRGEFNGLQAFIIKDCKSAYYVHCFAHWLQLALVAAAKNVTPIHQFFDRFTFIVNIVGSSCKRNDELKNAHVDDIAYLIAINELETWRGLNQIGTLQRAVDTRWSSHLRSLKGLIKMFSVSCTVLLKIMDDGLPSQRADATTVYDEITSFDFVFILHLMKEIMGITDILCQTLQSKSQDIINAMEHVLSTKNLLQQMRDNKWDDLLVKVKSFCEIRNIDIPDFNAPYINKRGRGCAHQDNFTIEHYYRIDLFYASIDSQLQEINGRFSDDAMELFILSNALNPQNAAESFRVVDIYKLVEKFYAQDFTRDEKKTIGDAIEAL from the coding sequence ATGACTCTATCGACAAGATCAAATAATGATGATCTTCCATCTGAAATTCCTCCTAAAAGATTCAAAAATACAGAAACTGAAGAGGTTGATCTTGATTCTTTAGAGCGTGATCCAGGATTGCGTCAACAAATTTGGGAATATCATCCTAATCAACGTGACGAGATTCGTCGAGTTTATTTGAATCTGAAAGCATATCAACCTATTCTTCAAGAATatccattaaataaaaatattaagtaccCTCGAAGATTTCAGTCAACTTGGTATGAACAATTTCCTTGGTTGGAGTATTCACCCACTAAAGATAAAGCATATTGCTTTCCATGCTTTATCTTCAACAAGCCTTCAGGATGCTTAAATCAAACTACATTTACTCTTGATGGATTTGATAAGTGGAAGAAAGTTCGAAATGGAAAAGCTTGTGCTTTCCTAGGTCATATGGGAAAGGATAATGTATCTTCACCCCATCGTAAAGCTGAAAAGACATGTGAGGATTTGATGAATCAAACACAACATATATCAAGAAGATTcgataattttaatgatgaacaaGTTGCAACTAATCGTCTTCGATTGAAGGCTCACATACACGTGGTGTTGTTGCTTGCACTTCAAGGAATTCCGTTTAGAGGACATGATGAGAAATCTAGTTCATCTAATCGTGacaattttcttgaatttttggaTGTGTTGACCATGTACAATGATGAACTTTCAAAGGCAATTGCGAAAGCTCCAAAAAATGTCAAATATACAAGTCACGatattcaaaaacaaatacttcATGTGCTTTCGGTGAGAGTGAAAAATACAATTCGTGAAGAAATTGGAGTTGCCAAGTATTGCATAATTGTTGATGAAGCCCGAGATGAGTCAAAAAGAGAGCAAATGTCTATAGTATTGAGGTTTGTGGatattaatggattcattcaagaACGTTTTTTTGGGCTTGTTCATGTATCTGATACTGCAGCTTTAACTTTAAAGGATGCTATATATTCTACTTTGGCTCACTATAATTTGGATGTTcaaaatattagaggtcaaggCTATGATGGTGCTAGTAATATGAGGGGCGAGTTTAATGGATTGCAAgcttttattataaaagattgTAAAAGTGCTTATTATGTTCATTGCTTTGCTCATTGGTTACAATTGGCTTTGGTTGCAGCAGCAAAAAATGTGACACCTATTCATCAATTTTTTGATAGATTTACTTTTATAGTTAATATTGTTGGTTCTTCATGTAAGCGTAATGATGAATTGAAGAATGCTCATGTAGATGACATTGCATATTTGATTGCTATTAATGAACTTGAGACATGGCGTGGACTTAATCAGATAGGTACTTTACAACGAGCTGTTGATACACGCTGGAGTTCTCATTTGAGATCATTGAAAGGTCTAATTAAGATGTTTAGTGTATCGTGTACGGTATTGCTCAAGATTATGGATGATGGGCTTCCTTCTCAACGAGCAGATGCAACAACTGTTTATGATGAAATCACTTCCTTTGATTTTGTATTCATCTTGCATCTTATGAAAGAGATTATGGGGATCACAGATATTCTTTGTCAGACTTTACAAAGTAAGTCTCAGGATATTATAAATGCAATGGAGCATGTATTATCTACTAAGAATTTACTTCAACAGATGAGGGATAACAAGTGGGATGATTTGCTTGTAAAAGTGAAATCCTTTTGTGAAATTCGAAATATTGACATTCCTGATTTCAATGCTCCGTATATTAATAAACGAGGTCGAGGGTGTGCTCATCAAGACAATTTTACCATTGAACATTATTATCGAATAGACCTCTTTTATGCTTCGATAGATTCACAGCTGCAAGAAATTAATGGTCGCTTTAGTGATGATGCTATGGAATTGTTCATTCTTAGTAATGCCCTAAATCCTCAAAATGCAGCGGAGTCTTTCAGAGTTGTGGATATATATAAATTAGTTGAAAAGTTTTATGCTCAGGATTTTACCAgagatgaaaaaaaaacaattggAGATGCAATTGAAGCATTATGA
- the LOC122034614 gene encoding putative calcium-binding protein CML19: MFCVSKSQRGKQEKTEEAPQPSPIAQSVSKSSSLRQVFCHFDENDDGKISATELQSCMRSIGEELSHEDAVAVVESSDSDGDGLLGFDDFVRLVEGDDGEEKEKEKTLREAFEVYQETGDACITPRSLRRALGKLGATKNVEECRIMIRQFDINGDGVITFDEFRIMIQ, encoded by the coding sequence ATGTTTTGCGTCTCGAAATCGCAGCGCGGGAAACAGGAGAAAACAGAGGAGGCACCGCAGCCTTCGCCAATCGCGCAGAGCGTTTCCAAGTCGTCGTCGTTGCGGCAGGTTTTCTGCCACTTTGACGAGAACGACGACGGGAAGATCTCGGCGACGGAGCTGCAGAGCTGCATGCGGTCGATAGGGGAGGAGCTGTCGCACGAGGACGCGGTGGCGGTGGTGGAGTCGAGCGATAGCGACGGCGACGGCTTGCTGGGGTTCGACGATTTCGTGAGGCTGGTGGAAGGGGATGATggcgaggagaaggagaaggagaagacttTGAGGGAGGCGTTCGAGGTGTACCAGGAGACCGGCGACGCCTGCATCACGCCGAGGAGTCTGCGCCGTGCGCTGGGGAAGCTCGGGGCGACGAAGAACGTGGAGGAGTGCAGGATCATGATCCGGCAGTTCGATATAAACGGCGATGGAGTCATCACTTTCGATGAATTCCGCATAATGATACAGTAA